Proteins from a genomic interval of Plodia interpunctella isolate USDA-ARS_2022_Savannah chromosome 20, ilPloInte3.2, whole genome shotgun sequence:
- the LOC128678800 gene encoding uncharacterized protein LOC128678800, giving the protein MDVFRRLFNINRGLPRCGHDRISLLSFASVAMAPQRDAHSQNITKNMTYISNERLKLAVDPHTMKLDKDIARPLCIIMNWMLQRPSHVMKYATLYLEQGFDVISVSCTPWQLMWPQKGSQVVGANLMKFMQANSHSPLVVHGFSVGAYVWSEGLVFAMKDKHTYQPMLDRVVAQTWDSAADITEIPVGFPAAVFPNNKFLQNTFRAYIRYHMKTFYKTATRHYELGSQTFHQPPCGAPALFLLSRTDPVGTERSNQDVCDCWVRMGIKCTWQCWDKSPHVQHYIHHPKEYLASLYAHLDKYGLISQPNKMRERLSKC; this is encoded by the exons ATGGATGTTTTTAGAAGATTATTTAACATCAATCGAGGATTACCTAGATGTGGACATGATCGC ATCTCGCTGCTATCTTTCGCCTCAGTGGCGATGGCGCCCCAACGCGATGCCCACTCGCAGAACATCACCAAGAATATGACCTACATCAGCAATGAGCGGCTTAAACTTGCTGTAGACCCTCACACTATGaa gtTAGACAAAGATATAGCACGGCCACTATGCATAATAATGAATTGGATGTTGCAACGTCCATCCCACGTGATGAAGTACGCCACTCTCTACCTGGAGCAGGGCTTCGACGTGATCTCCGTGTCCTGCACGCCCTGGCAACTCATGTGGCCGCAGAAGGGATCACAG GTGGTAGGTGCAAACCTAATGAAGTTTATGCAAGCGAACAGCCACAGTCCTCTAGTGGTGCACGGGTTCTCCGTTGGAGCTTACGTCTGGTCTGAAGGACTGGTGTTTGCAATGAAGGACAAGCACAC TTACCAGCCGATGCTGGACCGCGTGGTGGCCCAGACGTGGGACTCCGCCGCCGACATCACCGAAATCCCCGTGGGATTCCCCGCAGCCGTGTTCCCTAATAATAAGTTCTTGCAGAACACTTTTAGGGCTTATATTCG ATACCACATGAAGACATTCTACAAAACCGCGACGCGCCATTACGAACTAGGGTCGCAGACCTTCCACCAGCCGCCGTGTGGGGCTCCGGCGCTGTTCCTCCTGTCTCGCACCGACCCCGTGGGCACCGAGCGGAGTAACCAGGATGTTTGTGACTGCTGGGTGCGGATGGGGATCAAG TGTACTTGGCAATGCTGGGACAAATCTCCACACGTCCAACACTACATCCACCATCCGAAGGAATACCTCGCTTCTTTATATGCACACCTGGACAAATACGGACTGATCTCACAGCCGAACAAGATGAGGGAACGGCTATCTAAATGTTAA
- the LOC128678798 gene encoding RNA-binding protein 28: MAPDSMEVDSDNTKYKDGVNRNARLIVRNISFKATEESLKKHFSQYGTIEEVKLLRKPDGKLVGCGFIHYTHVPMANKAIAATNKKPFLDRPIHVSWAVPKHKYTEQEGQHAPEKEQKRFDSASDEKESIKNEENINFKPAKDDKNKVRINRNARLIIRNVSFKATEESLREHFEPYGTVLEVKLLKKPDGKLVGCAFVHFKNVPMAKKALLSTNMKPYLGRPISVDWAVAKDKYMQHIVNQQVDMQDAVKKEESDSDDDDTKPINLSGELKQEIKSESDNSDKEGSDSESERSGEESDDEEEEDDDDEQDIDDDEQDRLSETSAQPARQRIKLNDAEDGCTVFLTNVPFSVDHDQLRLFAESVAPVKYALVCVDRMTEHSKGSGFVKFTSKEDADKFLSLPQDQLRLEGQVLVVKPALKRENLSKDNKKQPKDNRNLYLVKEGVVVAGTKAAEGVSTSDMARRLALERSKTQMLKNLNRFVSRYRLVVSNLPANYDDSSLRNICVSAAGRSAAVTEARVMRDLRAAPDRNGKHPSKGFGFVMFTRHEDALACLRKLNNNPDVFDKNNRPIVSFSIEDRTALNARKKRLEKSIANNPLAKKEVPDKQDNQAEGNKRIRNRKRKQQSTPDESYVKKRKFDKNNDSSLQKNKFQSNNEQKQNVIGQFVRRPVDDEYTGLTAKEGSQHKMRSNFKMRAQADVHRQNVKMEKKKSWRAQKMKKAMRERVKQPKQKVNKDGGKKRRKKAPHHKTGTRNNIH; encoded by the exons ATGGCTCCAGACAGTATGGAGGTAGACTcagataatacaaaatataaagatgGAGTCAATAGAAACGCTCGATTGATTGTGAGGAACATATCCTTTAAAGCTACAGAGGAATCATTGAAGAAGCATTTTAGTCAGTATGGGACTATTGAAGAAGTTAAATTGTTGCGAAAGCCTGATGGGAAGCTAGTGGGATGCGGGTTCATTCATTACACACATGTACCAATGGCAAATAAAGCCATAGCTGCTACTAACAAGAAGCCGTTTTTGG atcGTCCAATCCATGTCTCATGGGCTGTCCCAAAGCATAAGTACACAGAGCAAGAAGGCCAACATGCGCCAGAGAAGGAACAAAAGAGATTTGATAGTGCCTCTGATGAGAAGGAGAGTATCAAAA ATGAAGAAAACATTAACTTCAAACCAGCAaaagatgataaaaataaagtgagaATCAACCGTAACGCCCGTCTCATCATACGTAATGTGTCTTTCAAAGCAACGGAAGAATCTCTGAGAGAGCATTTTGAACCTTATGGCACAGTATTAGAGGTGAAATTGCTGAAAAAACCGGACGGGAAATTGGTTGGGTGTGCTTTTGTGCATTTCAAGAATGTACCAATGGCAAAGAAGGCTCTTTTGAGTACTAATATGAAGCCATATTTAG GGCGTCCCATATCAGTGGATTGGGCGGTGGCCAAAGACAAGTACATGCAGCACATTGTGAACCAGCAGGTGGATATGCAGGACGCGGTCAAGAAGGAGGAGTCTGACAGCGATGACGATGACACCAAGCCTATAAACTTGTCTGGGGAGCTTAAACAGGAGatcaaaa gtGAATCGGATAATTCCGATAAAGAAGGAAGTGATTCTGAAAGCGAACGCTCCGGAGAGGAAAGTGATGATGAAGAGGAGGAAGACGATGATGATGAGCAAGacattgatgatgatgaacaaGACAGACTTAGTGAGACCAGCGCACAGCCAGCCAGGCAACG tATAAAGCTGAACGACGCCGAGGACGGCTGCACGGTGTTCCTCACCAACGTCCCGTTCTCGGTGGACCACGACCAGCTCAGGCTGTTCGCGGAGAGTGTCGCGCCCGTCAAGTATGCGTTGGTCTGTGTCGACAGAATGACTGAACATTCCAAAGGATCCGGATTTGTCAAGTTCACT AGCAAAGAAGATGCAGATAAGTTTCTCAGTCTTCCTCAAGACCAGCTGCGCTTGGAAGGTCAAGTGCTGGTGGTGAAGCCGGCCTTGAAGAGGGAAAACCTCTCGAAGGATAACAAGAAACAACCTAAGGATAACAGAAATCTTTATCTGGTTAAGGAAGGag TGGTGGTGGCGGGCACTAAGGCGGCCGAGGGCGTGTCGACGTCGGACATGGCCCGGCGACTGGCGCTGGAGCGCAGCAAGACGCAGATGTTGAAGAACCTCAATAG ATTCGTGTCCCGCTACCGATTGGTTGTGTCCAACCTGCCAGCCAACTACGACGACAGTTCGCTGCGGAACATCTGTGTGTCGGCCGCGGGGCGCAGCGCCGCCGTCACCGAGGCCCGCGTTATGAGGGACCTCAGGGCCGCGCCCGACAGGAACGGGAAACATCC ATCAAAAGGCTTCGGTTTCGTGATGTTCACGCGACACGAAGACGCGCTCGCGTGTTTGAGGAAACTCAACAACAATCCGGACGTGTTCGACAAGAATAAC agGCCAATCGTATCCTTCTCCATAGAAGACAGAACCGCCCTCAACGCGAGGAAGAAACGTCTCGAAAAGTCTATCGCCAACAACCCACTTGCCAAAAAAGAGGTTCCCGACAAGCAAGATAACCAAGCAGAAGGAAACAAGAGAATTAGGAACAGAAAGAGAAAGCAGCAGTCGACACCGGATGAAAGCTACGTCAAAAAGCGGaaatttgacaaaaacaatgatagttcattacaaaaaaataagttccAAAGTAATAATGAGCAAAAGCAAAATGTTATAGGGCAGTTTGTGAGAAGGCCGGTAGATGATGAATACACAGGTTTGACAGCGAAAGAGGGTAGTCAGCATAAAATGAGGAGTAATTTCAAAATGCGCGCCCAAGCTGACGTGCACAgacaaaatgtcaaaatggagaagaagaagagtTGGCGCGCGCAGaaaatgaagaaggcaatgaGGGAAAGAGTGAAGCAGCCGAAACAGAAGGTGAATAAGGACGGAGGGAAGAAAAGGAGGAAGAAGGCTCCACATCATAAGACTGGAACGAGGAATAATATACACTAA
- the LOC128678799 gene encoding protein arginine methyltransferase NDUFAF7, mitochondrial isoform X2, giving the protein MNSHNIFRACNKLLPPLFTRGIGTYKIIKRPDPKTLKMPAPGTAPKIMDIIKEKIRLNGPMTVAEYMHIVITNPTEGYYLKKEVIGGAGDFITSPEITQLFGEILGIWFYSETQKMGPGKPLQIVELGPGKATLLVDMLRVLSRVGYDATNLSLHLVEISETMQMLQATRLCISHRPTELDSPYHYEGETVSGMKVYWYNDLKKVPNNFSWYIAHEFFDVMPIHKFEKTENGWREVLIDLDSVGKLRYRISAEETSAVKTLIRPPLETGARTHAEVSGRALGLARQLAQRVDEFGGIALIADYGHEGEKGDTFRAFHKHKVVDPLEDPGASDLTADVDFKQLRIAASRTPTAENYAIVMGPVKQMDFLKRCQAELRLQVRQSCLG; this is encoded by the exons atGAATTCGCATAACATATTTCGCgcctgtaataaattattaccgCCTCTATTCACTAGAGGTATcggtacttataaaattatcaaacgTCCTGATCCGAAAACTTTGAAAATGCCGGCACCAGGAACTGCACCCAAAATAATGGATATTATAAAGGAAAAGATTCGTTTGAATGGTCCTATGACTGTCGCGGAGTATATGCACATTGTTATAACGAATCCTACTGAGGGATATTACTTGAAGAAAGAGGTTATAGGAGGTGCGGGTGACTTCATAACATCACCCGAAATTACTCAGCTATTTGGTGAGATTCTTGGTATTTGGTTCTATTCAGAGACCCAGAAGATGGGACCTGGCAAGCCTCTGCAGATTGTTGAACTGGGACCTGGAAAAGCGACTCTTTTGGTTGATATGTTAAGG GTACTCAGCCGTGTGGGATACGATGCAACCAACCTTAGCCTCCACTTGGTTGAGATTTCGGAGACGATGCAGATGCTTCAGGCAACCCGACTGTGTATATCACACAGACCTACAGAATTAGACTCACCTTATCATTATGAA ggTGAAACAGTAAGTGGAATGAAAGTGTACTGGTACAATGATCTAAAAAAGGTCCCCAACAACTTTTCCTGGTACATCGCACATGAGTTCTTTGACGTTATGCCTATACACAAGTTTgag AAAACAGAAAACGGTTGGCGAGAAGTCCTAATAGACTTAGATTCAGTAGGCAAACTGCGGTACAGGATATCTGCCGAGGAGACCAGCGCAGTGAAGACCCTCATCAGGCCGCCGCTGGAGACCGGCGCGCGCACTCACGCGGAGGTCAGCGGCCGGGCGCTGGGCCTCGCGCGCCAGCTGGCTCAGAGGGTCGACGAGTTCGGTGGAATAGCGTTGATTGCTGATTATGGACATGAAGGCGAGAAGGGAGATACGTTTAGg GCTTTCCATAAGCACAAAGTGGTAGACCCGTTAGAAGACCCCGGCGCCAGCGACCTGACGGCCGACGTGGATTTTAAGCAGCTGCGGATAGCGGCCTCCAGGACGCCCACGGCTGAGAACTACGCCATCGTCATGGGGCCTGTCAAGCAGATGGATTTCCTGAAGAGGTGTCAAGCTGAACTCAGGTTGCAGGTCAGACAATCCTGTCTCGGCTGA
- the LOC128678799 gene encoding protein arginine methyltransferase NDUFAF7 homolog, mitochondrial isoform X1, translated as MNSHNIFRACNKLLPPLFTRGIGTYKIIKRPDPKTLKMPAPGTAPKIMDIIKEKIRLNGPMTVAEYMHIVITNPTEGYYLKKEVIGGAGDFITSPEITQLFGEILGIWFYSETQKMGPGKPLQIVELGPGKATLLVDMLRVLSRVGYDATNLSLHLVEISETMQMLQATRLCISHRPTELDSPYHYEGETVSGMKVYWYNDLKKVPNNFSWYIAHEFFDVMPIHKFEKTENGWREVLIDLDSVGKLRYRISAEETSAVKTLIRPPLETGARTHAEVSGRALGLARQLAQRVDEFGGIALIADYGHEGEKGDTFRAFHKHKVVDPLEDPGASDLTADVDFKQLRIAASRTPTAENYAIVMGPVKQMDFLKRCQAELRLQVLLNHAKTEEAKELLKSAYEMLVDPKKMGDRFKFMAYYPSTMGSILEKYPPLGFSTAPPPES; from the exons atGAATTCGCATAACATATTTCGCgcctgtaataaattattaccgCCTCTATTCACTAGAGGTATcggtacttataaaattatcaaacgTCCTGATCCGAAAACTTTGAAAATGCCGGCACCAGGAACTGCACCCAAAATAATGGATATTATAAAGGAAAAGATTCGTTTGAATGGTCCTATGACTGTCGCGGAGTATATGCACATTGTTATAACGAATCCTACTGAGGGATATTACTTGAAGAAAGAGGTTATAGGAGGTGCGGGTGACTTCATAACATCACCCGAAATTACTCAGCTATTTGGTGAGATTCTTGGTATTTGGTTCTATTCAGAGACCCAGAAGATGGGACCTGGCAAGCCTCTGCAGATTGTTGAACTGGGACCTGGAAAAGCGACTCTTTTGGTTGATATGTTAAGG GTACTCAGCCGTGTGGGATACGATGCAACCAACCTTAGCCTCCACTTGGTTGAGATTTCGGAGACGATGCAGATGCTTCAGGCAACCCGACTGTGTATATCACACAGACCTACAGAATTAGACTCACCTTATCATTATGAA ggTGAAACAGTAAGTGGAATGAAAGTGTACTGGTACAATGATCTAAAAAAGGTCCCCAACAACTTTTCCTGGTACATCGCACATGAGTTCTTTGACGTTATGCCTATACACAAGTTTgag AAAACAGAAAACGGTTGGCGAGAAGTCCTAATAGACTTAGATTCAGTAGGCAAACTGCGGTACAGGATATCTGCCGAGGAGACCAGCGCAGTGAAGACCCTCATCAGGCCGCCGCTGGAGACCGGCGCGCGCACTCACGCGGAGGTCAGCGGCCGGGCGCTGGGCCTCGCGCGCCAGCTGGCTCAGAGGGTCGACGAGTTCGGTGGAATAGCGTTGATTGCTGATTATGGACATGAAGGCGAGAAGGGAGATACGTTTAGg GCTTTCCATAAGCACAAAGTGGTAGACCCGTTAGAAGACCCCGGCGCCAGCGACCTGACGGCCGACGTGGATTTTAAGCAGCTGCGGATAGCGGCCTCCAGGACGCCCACGGCTGAGAACTACGCCATCGTCATGGGGCCTGTCAAGCAGATGGATTTCCTGAAGAGGTGTCAAGCTGAACTCAGGTTGCAG GTCTTACTCAATCACGCCAAGACAGAAGAAGCCAAAGAATTGCTCAAGAGTGCGTACGAGATGTTAGTAGACCCGAAGAAGATGGGCGACAGGTTTAAGTTCATGGCCTACTACCCCTCCACGATGGGGTCCATCCTGGAGAAATACCCACCGCTGGGCTTCTCAACTGCACCGCCTCCCGAGtcatag